A window of Streptomyces sp. DG1A-41 contains these coding sequences:
- the nucS gene encoding endonuclease NucS: MRLVIARCSVDYAGRLTAHLPSAPRLILVKADGSVSIHADDRAYKPLNWMSPPCTLKEGTGEDEGVWTVINKAGEKLIITMEEVLHDSSHELGVDPGLIKDGVEAHLQELLADRIETLGDGYTLIRREYPTAIGPVDILCRDADGKTVAVEIKRRGEIDGVEQLTRYLELLNRDPRLAPVRGIFAAQEIKPQARVLATDRGIGCQILDYDALRGIEDDKLRLF, translated from the coding sequence ATGCGTCTCGTCATTGCCCGCTGCTCCGTGGACTACGCCGGGCGGCTCACCGCCCACCTTCCCTCGGCCCCGCGCCTGATCCTGGTGAAGGCGGACGGCAGCGTCTCGATCCACGCCGACGACCGGGCCTACAAGCCCCTGAACTGGATGTCGCCACCCTGCACGCTGAAGGAGGGCACCGGCGAGGATGAGGGCGTCTGGACCGTCATCAACAAGGCGGGCGAGAAGCTCATCATCACGATGGAGGAAGTCCTCCACGACTCCTCGCACGAACTGGGCGTCGATCCCGGCCTGATCAAGGACGGCGTAGAAGCGCACCTCCAGGAACTGCTCGCCGACCGCATCGAGACACTCGGCGACGGCTACACCCTCATCCGCCGCGAGTACCCGACGGCCATCGGGCCGGTCGACATCCTGTGCCGGGACGCCGACGGCAAGACCGTCGCGGTGGAGATCAAGCGGCGCGGTGAGATCGACGGCGTGGAGCAGCTGACCCGTTATCTGGAGCTGCTGAACCGCGACCCCCGTCTCGCCCCGGTCCGCGGCATCTTCGCCGCGCAGGAGATCAAGCCCCAGGCCCGCGTCCTCGCGACCGACCGCGGCATCGGCTGCCAGATCCTCGACTACGACGCGCTGCGCGGCATCGAGGACGACAAGCTGCGCCTGTTCTGA
- a CDS encoding ABC transporter permease — MSSPHPQMPPAAPTWEAAPGSSYPGYTSPIPVVRTHLGHAIASEWTKIRSVRSTMWTLGVFVLLVIGIGTLTGVVVANSDPALSGESPLGLGFFGLLLGSMCIITLGVLTTASEYGTGMVRTTMVACPSRSRVLAAKGIVFFLVAFVVTLVSASLVAFLHVAMLEGQGAKDPSGGEWLRGTVGISAYVALLGLLSLAVGSIIRHSAGAITIMIGAVLAPLVIALFMFSESLRDVRDALFEYSIPNQLSVFYSNSLSQSGPSGWDPLWIILAATAAAFAAAFALLEKRDV; from the coding sequence ATGAGCAGCCCCCACCCCCAGATGCCGCCGGCCGCACCCACCTGGGAGGCGGCGCCCGGTTCTTCGTACCCCGGCTACACGTCGCCGATCCCGGTCGTGCGGACGCACCTCGGGCATGCCATCGCCTCCGAGTGGACGAAGATCAGGTCGGTGCGCTCCACGATGTGGACGCTCGGCGTGTTCGTCCTGCTCGTCATCGGCATCGGCACGCTGACCGGCGTGGTGGTGGCGAACTCCGACCCGGCCCTGTCCGGCGAGAGCCCGCTCGGCCTGGGCTTCTTCGGGCTGCTGCTCGGCAGCATGTGCATCATCACGCTGGGCGTGCTGACCACGGCCTCGGAGTACGGCACGGGCATGGTCCGCACCACGATGGTCGCGTGCCCGAGCCGAAGCCGGGTGCTCGCGGCGAAGGGCATCGTGTTCTTCCTGGTCGCCTTCGTGGTGACGCTGGTGTCCGCGTCCCTCGTCGCCTTCCTGCACGTGGCGATGCTGGAGGGCCAGGGCGCCAAGGACCCGTCCGGCGGGGAGTGGCTGAGGGGCACGGTCGGCATCTCGGCGTACGTCGCGCTGCTGGGCCTGCTCTCGCTCGCCGTCGGCTCGATCATCCGGCACTCGGCGGGCGCCATCACCATCATGATCGGCGCCGTGCTCGCCCCGTTGGTGATCGCGCTGTTCATGTTCTCGGAGTCGCTGCGGGACGTCCGCGACGCGCTGTTCGAGTACTCGATCCCGAACCAGCTGAGCGTCTTCTACTCCAACTCCCTGAGCCAGTCCGGCCCGTCCGGCTGGGACCCGCTGTGGATCATCCTCGCCGCGACGGCCGCAGCGTTCGCCGCCGCCTTCGCGCTGCTGGAGAAGCGGGACGTGTAG
- a CDS encoding ABC transporter permease, translated as MATTQVVRSEWTKIRSVASTVWTLSLVVVVTVALGMLISALSKNEFDSMGAQQRAEFDPTFISFAGMSLGQLAMIVFGVLVVSNEYSTGMIRTSLAAVPQRGSFLFSKIAVATALALLVGLVTSFAAFFLGQAMLGEHRAEIGDPGVLRAVLGGGLYMALIAMFSMGVAAMLRSPMLSLGILMPFFFLISSILGNVDATKKVGRFLPDQAGSRIMQVVPPLDDDVPYGPWGGLGIMGLWVLAALVGGYVLLKKRDA; from the coding sequence ATGGCGACGACGCAGGTCGTACGGTCGGAGTGGACGAAGATCCGGTCGGTGGCGTCCACGGTGTGGACACTCTCGCTGGTGGTGGTCGTGACGGTCGCCCTCGGCATGCTGATCTCGGCCCTGTCCAAGAACGAGTTCGACTCCATGGGCGCGCAGCAGCGGGCGGAGTTCGACCCGACGTTCATCAGCTTCGCGGGGATGAGCCTCGGTCAGCTCGCGATGATCGTGTTCGGTGTGCTGGTGGTGTCGAACGAGTACAGCACCGGCATGATCCGCACCTCGCTGGCCGCCGTGCCGCAGCGCGGCTCCTTCCTGTTCAGCAAGATCGCGGTGGCCACCGCTCTCGCCCTCCTGGTCGGGCTCGTCACCAGCTTCGCCGCCTTCTTCCTGGGGCAGGCGATGCTGGGTGAGCACCGGGCGGAGATCGGCGACCCGGGTGTGTTGCGGGCGGTGCTCGGCGGCGGCCTCTATATGGCCCTGATCGCGATGTTCTCCATGGGCGTCGCCGCGATGCTGCGCTCGCCGATGCTGTCGCTGGGCATCCTGATGCCGTTCTTCTTCCTGATCTCCAGCATCCTGGGCAATGTCGACGCGACGAAGAAGGTCGGCCGGTTTCTGCCCGACCAGGCGGGCAGCAGGATCATGCAGGTGGTCCCGCCCCTCGACGACGACGTCCCGTACGGGCCGTGGGGCGGCCTCGGGATCATGGGGTTGTGGGTGCTCGCGGCACTGGTCGGCGGGTACGTGCTGCTGAAGAAGCGCGACGCCTAG
- a CDS encoding LLM class flavin-dependent oxidoreductase — protein sequence MRVGSFVLAAQFPGQGEGEALHRAVRSAEVAEEAGLDTVWLAEHHFVPYGTCPSAVTLAALLLGRTRRIRVGTAVSVLPTTHPVTLGEQAALLHHTSGGRFTLGVGRGGPWVDLEVFGAGLEAYEKGFPESLDVLVRWLRDASVAADGERFRFREVPVIPRPSEALTEIEGPELVVACTSPASVRLAAERGLSMLLGMHVGDEEKAEMVALWRQHARACGRPAEEIRGASHVSAGVCQIGDRRVDAAETLMKAMPGWLKQGLEAHVTVDGRTRRMRDPLAYTELLCGLHPVGTPRLCADRLAATSERTGISRFALLVEGSGDLAATEENVRRLGAEVLPQLA from the coding sequence ATGCGCGTTGGAAGTTTCGTGTTGGCGGCGCAGTTCCCCGGTCAGGGCGAGGGAGAGGCGCTGCACCGCGCGGTCCGCTCGGCCGAGGTCGCCGAGGAGGCCGGGCTCGACACGGTCTGGCTGGCCGAGCACCACTTCGTGCCGTACGGCACGTGCCCGTCGGCCGTCACCCTGGCCGCCTTACTGCTCGGCCGCACCCGCCGCATCCGGGTCGGTACGGCGGTCAGCGTCCTGCCCACCACCCACCCCGTGACCCTGGGAGAACAGGCAGCGCTGCTGCACCACACGAGCGGCGGCCGTTTCACGCTCGGCGTCGGGCGCGGCGGCCCGTGGGTCGACCTGGAGGTGTTCGGCGCGGGCCTGGAGGCGTACGAGAAAGGGTTTCCGGAGTCCCTGGACGTCCTGGTGCGCTGGCTGCGCGACGCCTCGGTGGCGGCCGACGGAGAGCGCTTCCGCTTCCGTGAAGTCCCGGTGATTCCCCGGCCGTCGGAGGCCCTGACCGAGATCGAGGGGCCCGAGCTCGTCGTCGCCTGCACCTCACCGGCGAGCGTGCGGCTGGCGGCCGAGCGCGGTCTCTCGATGCTGCTCGGGATGCACGTCGGGGACGAGGAGAAGGCCGAGATGGTCGCCCTGTGGCGGCAGCACGCGCGGGCGTGCGGCCGGCCGGCCGAGGAGATCCGGGGCGCGTCCCATGTGTCGGCGGGCGTCTGCCAGATCGGGGACCGGCGGGTCGACGCGGCCGAGACACTGATGAAGGCGATGCCGGGCTGGCTGAAGCAGGGCCTGGAGGCGCATGTCACGGTCGACGGGCGCACGCGCCGGATGCGCGACCCGCTGGCGTACACCGAACTGCTCTGCGGACTGCACCCGGTGGGTACCCCGCGGCTGTGTGCCGACCGGCTGGCGGCGACCAGCGAGCGGACCGGCATCTCCCGCTTCGCCCTGCTCGTCGAGGGCTCCGGGGACCTGGCGGCGACGGAGGAGAACGTACGGCGGTTGGGGGCCGAGGTACTCCCCCAACTCGCCTGA
- a CDS encoding ATP/GTP-binding protein, whose protein sequence is MSPRRNRPKGAASSGRSAEDDRPGRYGGWQSSENWQGESWSVRHVAGASAQGKSYRCPGCDQLIPDGVPHVVAWSEHTGVDDRRHWHKACWNARDRRTPGVRRSRNAPRF, encoded by the coding sequence GTGTCCCCGCGTCGCAACCGACCCAAGGGCGCCGCTTCGTCCGGCCGGAGCGCCGAGGACGACCGCCCCGGCCGCTACGGCGGCTGGCAGTCCTCGGAGAACTGGCAGGGCGAGAGCTGGAGCGTGCGGCACGTGGCCGGCGCGAGCGCGCAGGGCAAGTCGTACCGCTGCCCCGGTTGCGACCAGCTGATCCCGGACGGGGTGCCGCACGTGGTGGCCTGGTCCGAGCACACGGGCGTCGACGACCGCCGGCACTGGCACAAGGCCTGCTGGAACGCGCGGGACCGCCGCACCCCGGGGGTGCGGCGGTCCCGTAACGCGCCGAGGTTCTAG
- the scy gene encoding polarized growth protein Scy — translation MRGYESQEREPAADVDHLSRFEAEMKRLKTEREKAIQHAEDLGYQVEVLRAKLHEARRTIMSRPSFDGGDIGWQAEQLLRNAQMQADQIRADADRELSEARAQTQRILQEHAEQAARLQAELHQEAVTRRQQLDQELAERRQTVESHVNENVAWAEQLRARTEQQARRLLDESRAEAEQALSTARAEAERLTSEARQRLTSAAEEARAEAEQILRRARTDAERLLNAASTQAQEATDHAEQLRTSTATESESARRQAQELSKAAEQRMAEAEEALRKARAESEKLVTEAKEAATKALASAETANETRTRTAKEQVARLVEEATKEAENTKSEAEQLVADARAEAEKIVAEAAEKARTLTAEETATQLSKAAKTAEEVLNKASEDAKKTTKAAAEEAERIRKEAEAEADRLRAEAHDIAEQLKGAAKDDTKEYRAKTVELQEEARRLRGEAEQLRADAVDEGEKIRAEARKEAVAQIEEAARSAEELLAKAKADADELRTTAQTDSEKVRTEAIERATTLRRQAEETLQRTRQEAERHREEVVEQAEALKAEAERAARELHEETERAMDARRAEAAQELTRLQTEAEERLTAAEQALSDAREEAARIRREAAEENERLRAEAAERIRTLQQQAEAEAERLRDEAASDASAARAEGEAVAVRLRSEAASEAERLKSEAQESADRVRAEAQAAAERLAVEASETLAAAQEEANRRRREAEEVLGSARQEADQERERAREQSEELLASARRRVEEAQTEAVRLVEEADRRATEMVSAAEQHAQQVRDSVAGLHEQAQEEIAGLRSAAEHAADRTRREAQEEADRVRADAYAERERASEDAGRLRREAHEESEAAKALAERTMSEAIAEAERIRADVAEHAQRVRTEASDAIAEAEQSASRTRADAREDANRIRSDAATQADTLITEARNEAERLTTETVQETDRLRMETVTEAERVRTEAISEAERLRSEAATEAERVRAESVAKADQLVGEATAEAERLRAEAAETVGSAQQHAERIRSEAERVRAEAAAEAERLVNSARGEADRTLDEARKDANKRRSEAAEQVDKLISETTAEADKLLTEAQQQAHKTTAEAESQADTMVGAARKEADRLVSEATVEGNSLVEKARTDADELLVGARRDATQIRERAEELRDRITAEIEELHERARRESAETMKSAGDRCDALVKAAEEQLAKAQAKAKEIVSEANSEAGKVRIAAVKKAEGLLKEAEQKKTTLVREAEELKAEAIREAKRTVEEGKRELEVLVRRREDINAEISRVQDVLEALESFEAPSPAKDNGVKAGATVGAPRSGGKSSES, via the coding sequence GTGCGGGGCTACGAGAGCCAGGAGCGAGAGCCGGCGGCTGACGTCGACCACCTCTCTCGGTTCGAAGCCGAGATGAAGCGGCTGAAGACCGAGCGGGAAAAGGCGATCCAGCACGCCGAGGACCTCGGCTACCAGGTCGAGGTGCTGCGCGCCAAGTTGCACGAGGCGCGGCGCACCATCATGTCCCGGCCCTCCTTCGACGGCGGCGACATCGGGTGGCAGGCCGAGCAGTTGCTGCGCAACGCGCAGATGCAGGCCGACCAGATCCGCGCGGACGCCGACCGCGAGCTGAGCGAGGCCCGGGCCCAGACCCAGCGGATCCTCCAGGAGCACGCCGAGCAGGCGGCCCGGCTCCAGGCGGAGCTGCACCAGGAGGCGGTGACCCGGCGCCAGCAGCTGGACCAGGAGCTGGCCGAGCGCCGCCAGACGGTCGAGTCGCACGTCAACGAGAACGTGGCGTGGGCGGAGCAGCTGCGGGCCCGCACCGAGCAGCAGGCCCGCCGGCTGCTGGACGAGTCCCGCGCCGAGGCAGAGCAGGCCCTGTCCACCGCCCGCGCGGAGGCCGAGCGGCTGACGTCCGAGGCGCGGCAGCGGCTGACGAGCGCCGCCGAGGAGGCCCGGGCCGAGGCCGAGCAGATCCTGCGGCGTGCCCGCACGGACGCCGAGCGGCTGCTCAACGCCGCCTCGACGCAGGCGCAGGAGGCCACCGACCACGCCGAACAGCTGCGGACGTCCACCGCCACGGAGTCGGAGTCCGCGCGCCGCCAGGCCCAGGAGCTGAGCAAGGCCGCCGAGCAGCGGATGGCCGAGGCCGAGGAGGCGCTGCGCAAGGCGCGGGCCGAGTCGGAGAAGCTGGTCACCGAGGCCAAGGAGGCCGCCACCAAGGCCCTGGCGAGCGCGGAGACCGCGAACGAGACGCGTACGCGCACCGCCAAGGAGCAGGTCGCCCGGCTGGTCGAGGAGGCCACGAAGGAGGCCGAGAACACCAAGTCCGAGGCCGAGCAGCTCGTCGCGGACGCCCGCGCCGAGGCGGAGAAGATCGTCGCGGAGGCCGCGGAGAAGGCCCGCACGCTCACCGCCGAGGAGACCGCGACCCAGCTGTCCAAGGCGGCCAAGACCGCCGAGGAAGTCCTCAACAAGGCGTCGGAGGACGCCAAGAAGACCACCAAGGCCGCGGCCGAGGAGGCCGAGCGGATCCGCAAGGAGGCCGAGGCCGAGGCGGACCGGCTGCGCGCCGAGGCGCACGACATCGCCGAGCAGCTCAAGGGCGCGGCGAAGGACGACACCAAGGAGTACCGCGCCAAGACCGTCGAGCTCCAGGAGGAGGCCCGCCGGCTGCGCGGCGAGGCCGAGCAGCTGAGGGCCGACGCGGTCGACGAGGGCGAGAAGATCCGCGCCGAGGCCCGCAAGGAGGCCGTGGCGCAGATCGAGGAGGCGGCGAGGTCCGCCGAGGAGCTGCTCGCCAAGGCGAAAGCGGACGCGGACGAGCTGCGTACGACGGCCCAGACGGACAGCGAGAAGGTCCGCACCGAGGCCATCGAGCGGGCGACGACACTGCGCCGGCAGGCCGAGGAGACCCTCCAGCGCACCCGGCAGGAGGCCGAGCGGCACCGCGAGGAGGTCGTCGAGCAGGCCGAGGCCCTCAAGGCGGAGGCCGAGCGTGCGGCGCGGGAGCTGCACGAGGAGACCGAGCGGGCCATGGATGCCCGCCGCGCGGAGGCCGCCCAGGAGCTGACGCGGCTCCAGACGGAGGCGGAGGAGCGGCTGACGGCCGCCGAGCAGGCGCTGTCCGACGCCCGTGAGGAGGCCGCGCGGATCCGCCGCGAGGCCGCCGAGGAGAACGAGCGGCTGCGCGCCGAGGCCGCGGAGCGGATCCGTACGCTCCAGCAGCAGGCCGAGGCGGAGGCCGAACGGCTGCGCGACGAGGCCGCGTCCGACGCGTCGGCCGCCCGGGCCGAGGGCGAGGCCGTCGCCGTCCGTCTGCGGTCGGAGGCCGCGAGCGAGGCCGAGCGGCTGAAGTCGGAGGCGCAGGAGAGCGCCGACCGGGTGCGCGCGGAGGCGCAGGCCGCCGCCGAGCGGCTGGCCGTGGAAGCGTCCGAGACGCTGGCCGCCGCCCAGGAGGAGGCCAACCGGCGCCGCCGCGAGGCCGAGGAGGTCCTCGGCTCCGCCCGGCAGGAGGCCGACCAGGAGCGCGAGCGGGCTCGCGAGCAGAGCGAGGAGCTGCTGGCTTCCGCGCGCAGGCGCGTGGAGGAGGCGCAGACCGAGGCCGTACGGCTGGTCGAGGAGGCCGACCGGCGTGCCACGGAGATGGTGTCGGCGGCCGAGCAGCACGCGCAGCAGGTCAGGGACTCCGTCGCGGGACTGCACGAGCAGGCACAGGAGGAGATCGCCGGGCTGCGCAGCGCCGCCGAGCACGCGGCGGACCGTACGCGGCGGGAGGCGCAGGAGGAGGCGGACCGGGTCCGCGCCGACGCCTACGCCGAGCGGGAGCGGGCGAGCGAGGACGCCGGCCGGCTGCGGCGCGAGGCGCACGAGGAGTCCGAGGCCGCCAAGGCGCTCGCCGAGCGGACGATGTCCGAGGCGATCGCGGAGGCGGAGCGGATCCGCGCGGACGTCGCCGAGCACGCCCAGCGGGTGCGTACGGAGGCGTCGGACGCCATCGCGGAGGCCGAGCAGAGCGCCTCGCGCACCCGGGCGGACGCCCGCGAGGACGCCAACCGCATCCGCTCGGACGCGGCGACGCAGGCGGACACCCTCATCACCGAGGCGCGCAACGAGGCGGAGCGGCTCACGACCGAGACGGTCCAGGAGACCGACCGGCTGCGGATGGAGACGGTCACCGAGGCCGAGCGGGTCCGTACGGAAGCCATCTCCGAGGCCGAGCGCCTGCGTTCCGAGGCGGCCACGGAGGCCGAGCGGGTGCGGGCCGAGTCGGTCGCCAAGGCCGACCAGCTGGTCGGGGAGGCCACCGCCGAGGCGGAGCGGCTGCGGGCCGAGGCCGCCGAGACGGTGGGCTCGGCGCAGCAGCACGCCGAGCGGATCCGCAGCGAGGCCGAGCGCGTCAGGGCCGAGGCGGCGGCGGAGGCGGAGCGGCTCGTCAACTCCGCGCGCGGGGAGGCCGACCGGACGCTGGACGAGGCGCGCAAGGACGCCAACAAGCGGCGCTCCGAGGCGGCCGAGCAGGTCGACAAGCTCATCTCGGAGACCACGGCGGAGGCCGACAAGCTGCTCACCGAGGCACAGCAGCAGGCGCACAAGACCACCGCGGAGGCCGAGTCGCAGGCCGACACGATGGTGGGGGCGGCCCGCAAGGAGGCCGACCGGCTCGTTTCCGAGGCGACGGTCGAGGGCAACTCGCTGGTGGAGAAGGCCCGTACGGACGCGGACGAGCTGCTGGTCGGCGCGCGCCGGGACGCCACGCAGATCAGGGAGCGTGCCGAGGAACTGCGCGACCGCATCACGGCGGAGATCGAGGAGTTGCACGAGCGGGCCCGCCGGGAGTCGGCCGAGACGATGAAGTCGGCGGGCGACCGCTGCGACGCGCTCGTCAAGGCCGCGGAGGAGCAGCTCGCGAAGGCGCAGGCGAAGGCCAAGGAGATCGTCTCGGAGGCCAACTCCGAGGCGGGCAAGGTCCGTATCGCCGCGGTGAAGAAGGCCGAGGGGTTGCTCAAGGAGGCCGAGCAGAAGAAGACCACGCTGGTCCGGGAGGCCGAGGAGCTCAAGGCCGAGGCGATCCGCGAGGCCAAGCGCACGGTCGAGGAGGGCAAGCGCGAGCTGGAGGTCCTCGTCCGCCGCCGCGAGGACATCAACGCCGAGATCTCCCGTGTCCAGGACGTCCTGGAGGCGTTGGAATCCTTCGAGGCCCCGTCCCCCGCGAAGGACAACGGAGTCAAGGCAGGCGCAACAGTCGGCGCACCCCGTTCGGGTGGCAAGTCCTCGGAAAGCTAG
- a CDS encoding ABC transporter ATP-binding protein has translation MIELEGLTKRYGEKVAVNNLSFTVRPGIVTGFLGPNGAGKSTTMRMILGLDHPTAGDVRIDGKHYQQLKDPLTYIGALLEAKAWHGGRTAYNHLLCLAQSNGIPRSRVREVLETVGLTAVAKKKTKGFSMGMGQRLGIAAALLGDPRILMFDEPVNGLDPEGIHWIRTLMKSLAAQGRTVFVSSHLMSEMALTADHLVVIGQGRLLADTSMADFIARNSRSYVRVRSPQRERLLDVLHQAGIVAVESGDGVLEVDGGKAEHVGELAAQHGITLHELSPQQASLEEAFMRLTAESVEYHAHSGTSPEPPGQQWGDGWKRG, from the coding sequence ATGATTGAGCTCGAGGGGCTGACCAAGCGTTACGGCGAGAAGGTGGCGGTCAACAACCTGTCCTTCACCGTCAGACCCGGCATCGTCACCGGCTTCCTCGGTCCCAACGGCGCGGGCAAGTCCACGACCATGCGGATGATCCTGGGTCTCGACCACCCGACCGCCGGCGACGTCCGTATCGACGGCAAGCACTACCAGCAGCTCAAGGACCCGCTGACGTACATCGGCGCCCTGCTGGAGGCCAAGGCCTGGCACGGCGGGCGCACGGCCTACAACCACCTGCTGTGCCTCGCGCAGAGCAACGGCATTCCGCGCAGCCGGGTGCGGGAGGTACTGGAGACGGTCGGGCTGACGGCGGTCGCCAAGAAGAAGACCAAGGGCTTCTCGATGGGCATGGGGCAGCGGCTCGGCATCGCCGCCGCGCTGCTCGGCGATCCGCGGATCCTGATGTTCGACGAGCCGGTCAACGGCCTCGACCCCGAGGGCATCCACTGGATCCGCACCCTGATGAAGTCCCTGGCGGCGCAGGGCCGGACCGTGTTCGTCTCCTCCCATCTGATGAGCGAGATGGCGCTGACCGCCGACCACCTCGTCGTCATCGGGCAGGGGCGGCTCCTCGCCGACACCTCCATGGCCGACTTCATCGCGCGCAACTCACGGTCGTACGTCCGGGTCCGCAGCCCGCAGCGGGAGCGACTGCTCGATGTGCTGCACCAGGCCGGGATCGTCGCCGTCGAGAGCGGGGACGGAGTGCTGGAGGTGGACGGCGGCAAAGCCGAGCACGTCGGCGAGCTGGCGGCGCAGCACGGGATCACGCTGCACGAACTCAGCCCGCAACAGGCGTCGCTGGAGGAGGCGTTCATGCGGCTGACCGCGGAGTCGGTGGAGTACCACGCGCACAGCGGGACGAGTCCCGAGCCACCGGGGCAGCAGTGGGGCGACGGCTGGAAGAGGGGCTGA
- a CDS encoding ABC transporter ATP-binding protein, with product MIEAVGLTKRYGDKTAVSNLSFQVRPGAVTGFLGPNGSGKSTTMRMILGLDNPTAGHVTIGGYPYRKLPNAPRQVGALLDAKAVHGGRAARNHLLCLAQLSGIPPKRVDEVLGVVGLQDVAKKRSKGFSLGMGQRLGIAAALLGDPQVLLFDEPVNGLDPEGIHWVRNLMKALAAEGRTVFVSSHLMSEMALTADHLIVIGRGQLLADMSVTDFISANSADFARVRTPDTEPQQREKLSAALTESGGHVLPEQDGALRVTGLPLPRISDIAHDHDVRLWELSPHQASLEEAYMRMTQGAVDYRSTTDQKEGLQQPLPPGAQPPVPVAGQGQPGWYAPPPPQQGGQPFATPPQGAPGQAPTGPYGAPGAPGAPGTAPVAPGASGPGTPNPYAHRPARRRRCPRRARRRCPRSPSARHPRRRRRRAPRPAGHRRPAPPAPPAPPAPPAPPAPPAPQPRRARRRRRRAGRQPRPPLRPLPRPPT from the coding sequence ATGATCGAAGCAGTCGGCCTGACCAAGCGCTACGGCGACAAGACCGCTGTGTCCAACCTTTCCTTCCAGGTGCGGCCGGGGGCCGTCACCGGCTTCCTCGGTCCGAACGGCTCGGGCAAGTCGACGACGATGCGGATGATCCTCGGTCTGGACAACCCGACGGCCGGGCATGTGACGATCGGCGGCTACCCGTACCGCAAGCTGCCCAACGCGCCCCGCCAGGTCGGTGCCCTGCTGGACGCCAAGGCCGTGCACGGTGGCCGGGCCGCCCGCAACCACCTGCTGTGCCTGGCCCAGCTGTCGGGCATCCCGCCCAAGCGTGTGGACGAGGTGCTCGGGGTCGTCGGTCTCCAGGACGTGGCGAAGAAGCGCTCCAAGGGCTTCTCCCTCGGCATGGGGCAGCGGCTCGGCATCGCCGCCGCGCTGCTCGGCGACCCGCAGGTGCTGCTGTTCGACGAGCCGGTCAACGGCCTCGACCCCGAGGGCATCCACTGGGTGCGCAACCTGATGAAGGCACTCGCGGCGGAGGGCCGTACGGTCTTCGTCTCCTCCCATCTGATGAGCGAGATGGCGCTGACCGCCGACCATCTCATCGTCATCGGGCGCGGGCAGCTGCTCGCCGACATGAGTGTCACGGACTTCATCTCCGCGAACTCCGCGGACTTCGCGCGCGTCCGCACGCCCGACACCGAGCCGCAGCAGCGCGAGAAGCTGTCGGCCGCGCTCACCGAGTCGGGCGGGCACGTGCTGCCCGAGCAGGACGGCGCGCTGCGCGTGACCGGGCTGCCGCTCCCCCGCATCAGCGACATCGCGCACGACCACGACGTACGGCTGTGGGAGCTGTCGCCGCACCAGGCCTCGCTGGAGGAGGCGTACATGCGGATGACGCAGGGCGCGGTCGACTACCGCTCGACCACCGACCAGAAGGAAGGGCTCCAGCAGCCGCTGCCGCCCGGGGCGCAGCCCCCGGTGCCGGTGGCCGGGCAGGGCCAGCCCGGCTGGTATGCCCCGCCGCCGCCCCAGCAGGGCGGGCAGCCGTTCGCGACGCCGCCGCAGGGCGCGCCGGGTCAGGCACCGACGGGTCCGTACGGCGCACCTGGAGCCCCGGGAGCGCCCGGGACCGCTCCGGTCGCCCCTGGCGCCTCCGGCCCGGGAACGCCCAACCCGTACGCCCACCGGCCGGCCAGGCGCCGCAGATGCCCGCGCAGGGCGCGCCGCAGATGCCCGCGCAGTCCGTCGGCCAGGCACCCGCGCCGGCGCCGCAGGCGAGCGCCGCGCCCGGCCGGGCACCGCAGGCCGGCCCCGCCGGCCCCGCCGGCCCCGCCGGCCCCGCCGGCCCCGCCGGCCCCGCCGGCCCCGCAGCCCAGGCGGGCGCGCAGGCGCCGTCGGCGGGCAGGCCGTCAGCCGCGCCCGCCACTCAGGCCTCTGCCCCGACCTCCGACCTGA
- a CDS encoding SCO5389 family protein, protein MSLDVSPALLEQAERGEVDEAEFVDCVRTSLPFAWEMISSLVAQLKVDGGAFADNQTPPPDEQARGQLLRALASDAIRGALQRHFGVRLAFQNCHRVAVFPLDSSVDETLGRFTSVRSQVLNQSPEFRDC, encoded by the coding sequence ATGTCGCTCGACGTCTCACCGGCCCTACTCGAACAGGCCGAGCGAGGCGAGGTCGACGAAGCGGAATTCGTCGACTGCGTCCGGACCTCCCTGCCCTTTGCGTGGGAGATGATCAGCTCCCTGGTGGCCCAGCTGAAGGTGGACGGCGGTGCGTTCGCCGACAACCAGACGCCTCCGCCGGACGAGCAGGCACGCGGTCAGTTGCTGCGTGCGCTTGCGAGTGACGCGATACGCGGCGCGCTGCAACGGCACTTCGGTGTGCGACTGGCCTTCCAGAACTGCCACCGGGTGGCGGTGTTCCCGCTTGACTCCTCGGTCGACGAGACGCTGGGCCGCTTCACGTCGGTCCGCAGTCAGGTGCTCAACCAGTCACCCGAGTTCCGGGACTGCTGA